From the Xylocopa sonorina isolate GNS202 chromosome 9, iyXylSono1_principal, whole genome shotgun sequence genome, the window AAATAGCTTTACATTACACAGTGCATGTGTTACAAAATGTACAACGATAAAAAGCAACGCAAGGTGCGATACACGATTTATGTGCACAGACGTACACTGCTCGATTATTTTCTACTCCTTGGGTATTCCGACGTACATTTATTTCGCTAATTATAGCTTGTAAAAATAGGGAAAGCCTCGTTACCCTGGAAACAACACAGTAAATTTATTTCTCATTCCTTTAATTATCGATACGCGCGTATGAAAAAAAagcattgaaacgagatatctcgtgaTTCGTGCGCCATGTGTCAGGCCCTTCGCAACACATGTCAATGTATTCGGTTGTGTTTGGACAGTCTAATGCAGCATTACCATACCAGCAACAGTCCAACTCAAGTGATTCGAGTTGAGAAGATAGCTCGCGACTGTATGCGACAACTTTACGCTATCGTAAGGTATGAACGGTTCAGTGTTTAATATATCGAGCATACTAAAGGCTTTAATGCATTTCAATGACAATAAAGGTATAACTTTGTGTATGTTTATGGTTTTGATAAAGACAAAACAAACATAGTTcaatagaagcattagtatattTTAAGTGTTCCAATGTTAAGTCGATAGGTATAAATTGTTCTTATAATCATTACTTAACATACGAATGCAGTATATGAAAATATATGAAAGCATTTCGATAGTGTTTGGGAATTGAAATTAAGTACGAAAATTCTAAGATCATTTCAAATTGTGCAAATTAGTCTGATTCAGGATCAATAATGCGTCCTCTAAGCAACTCTAAATCGAAATCCCCTGTCCTGATGATACTATAGATGAATGGATGATTCAGTGACAGGTCTATGGGTGATTCCAGAAGGGATCTGCGCCCCGGTACCAGTCCTGAAACAAAAACAATATTGcattatctttaataatttcttTCTTCTCTTTACCTATTTCACTTTTCTGTTTATGATACGTACTTTCTATACTACACAATTAACGCGTTTACGTAAAAATACGTTATGACATTAATATACAACAACAGGAACAGCAATACAATAAAAAAATGAGGAAATATTACTTAGTAGAGCAATCCAAATATTGGAAAACGTAGGGTCTAAATTATTGCTTACATGCGTAAGAAATTTAGAATATAGAAGATTTAGAATATTGGGCACAGTACTCTCCAAACTGCTTAACAGCTAGGCAGAATTGTAAACTGAACACTGAAATTGAGCTAATAGCATAAATTCTTTGATTTTTACCTTTACTATATGCTGCTAAATTTGATGGAAATACATAGACCACGGACATTATTTATAAGTAGTTCATATATTATATTACCACGTACGTTAATTTGTTTATGCAATCATATTGTAACCTTCAAGACGAAGAGTGCTACTTAAATGTATATAAAGAATTTCGAGAGTAGTGTTATGCTcaaattcaatattcattgtggtaagATAACTTTTAAATAACTTACGACCAGTCTGATCAGTATGTCCAACCCCAGGAACTTCAGTGCCTTGTTCATCAACTTCGATTATTACTTTCTGCAAAACTTTACTAATATGCAGGTGTCCACTGGCGATTCCAGAAAAGTCAGCACTCTCGGTAAACGCGTCAATTAAGCCCagctatatatgtacatatataaaaataattagaGCATAAAGAATGTTCATATTTTGTATGATTTCCATATTGTATgggtatatgtatatgtgtacACCTTTTGTAAAGCAGGCGTAACATCTAGTTGTTTTTCCACCCTGAACTTTGgtaaatatagttttaatggggTGTCTTGCCCTTGATTTAGAAATTCGGTTAATCTCATGTTTTGTAATTTCCCTTCAAGTTGCGCCAATCCCTCAATTTCATTTGGAATAATTATAACTAAACTTAATTCATTGGCCTAGAAAAATTTATTTGTCTTATTTTATCATTCATAAGCACCGAAGTGGTAACGAATTCAACAACTGCgacaggtaaaatattcattcgatACATTATGAGTTTTCCTTTGAAGCTTACCTTGTAAGGTATTACAATGAATTTTGCATGTAAATCAGCGTGTTCACCATACTGGTAAGTACCTTGTCTATACATTGTGGGTACATATCTTACTGTATTGTTATCAACATTGAATGCCAGATCCTGTGTAAATTGAGAATTGAATTTCTTTTCCCACTGTCCTTTAAAATATACTGCATCAACTAGCACTAGTTTCGTCTGTTTATCCAGATCATCTGTTTAAGAAGAAGTACAGATCGATGAATTCTTTCATCCaatttataattttcattaattgTGCCTTTACAGCATTTCTCATTAATTTCCATCTTTATGAAatggaaaaaataaaaatttacgaACCAGGTATAATGTTATTAATAAGATTATTCGTATTTCGCCTGACCCATGTATTAATAGTATTTCCAGTTATTTCAGGTTGAGTAAAATCTACTGCTTGTGCAACAGAACGAAAGTAATTATCTGTTAAATCTTTGTAATCTCCGTTCACAATAAAATGTTTAGCCGTGAACATTTTGTTAGTAAGAGCGAGTTTATTTTGTCGAATGTTctaaaataaagtaaaaaaaaaaaattatatatatatatctatgagacatacataatgtaaattaaaaataatcgtggaaataaattttttccaaataaaaaaaagagaaaaattacattaaataaattaataaaattcttacattTAGGTCATCAATAATTACTTGATAACCAGGCATGTCAATTTTATCTCTAGGTAAAATATTGAACATTGTTTTAAATTGACTTAATGTTTGTCCTTGTGCTCCACAAGCAGCCATAGCCAGAGTAACACCCGTAGTGAACGGGGACGTTATAAGATTTGTTTGACCTGGATTTCCTTTTGCAACAGTCTACATAAAGAATTTTTATTCTTATAGTTTACTAATTAATAATTCGTTCTTCTTAGTTTAACTCtaaattttgttaaaatctCATTATTAACTTATCTTACATGGAATAACGAAGAAGAGAACAGATTTAATTTCTGAACGGTTCCACTGGCACTCCCTTCAGCTGACACTGTTTTTAAGGCAACCATTGCCATCAGCAGAGTTTTTAGTACTGGAATCATTTATTGCCTTAGATTAGGGtataacatttttttttatatacatcTTTTTACGTATGTACCATTTCACTCGATGAATTAAGGAGCAGTGAGTACTTAATTGTATTAAGAATGGATGTTAAACTGATTGCACTGTTCAAGTTATTAATAACAAAAACAATGAGTATGTGTCGGTCTGAGTGGCGTTCAAAGTGTTTGATGTTCGTTACTGATTTGAACCTACTTTACATTTTTTACCGATTGAATAACCAATTTGAATGTCTTTCTGATTTTCGACTAGCCTTTTCCGACATAAACGTCCATCTTTAAAGGTGAATGCGTGCGTTACTGTTTAAGACACTCGGATTCGTCGATTACATAAAAGCTGAGAAACGATGGTTGATTTTTAATTGGCAGATAATTGCGTGGTACAGAAGGGAAAAAGGTTGTTCTGGACTGAAGGTCACTTGGTGCTACTGTTGCATCACCAAATGATGCGCAAGGAAATTTGGAGAAGCATTGCTGCTGCTAGGACTAAGTGTATTGCTACCGTGTGTCTTAAAAGTTAATATAAAAAAACTATTCCGCATTATCTACGTATTTAACGTAATAAATGAAACGAATTAGACCATCGTTCGCTATTTGTTTATTTTATTAGTCGTAAAGCATATCCATGACTATTTTGCAAAAAAAATTTAAGCATTACGTTCtattaaaatttcaattaaGAAAAGAATTATTTGCACGTATACACGCGATACATATCGTGTACATTTACACGAATACGTATGCGTTTATGCGTAAAGGAAAACGAGTTCGACATTTTCCATCGATGCATGGGTATAAGAATAAATAAAATCTGGTCACGCAGGGACGAATTAAGCGGTAATCGACTTAAGCGGCTGCGTAAATCTATAAAACACGTATCAAAGAAAAATGTTATTCTAGAATAACAAATTCTCGTCTCATTTTGTTGGAAAATATTCCGTGACAATAGCAAAAGATTGAGAGTATAAAAGATATTAAATGTCGAACTGATATATCCTTGTGTTCCTTAATAATAGTTCTCAAATTCTGTAACGTAGGAGTACAgaaattggaaaatttcgaTATAGTAACATAACCGTTACGATATATTTGCATGCCTTTATAAACTAATTTCTAACAATGCGTcagatataatttataattaattttacaatcACCGTTCATCGTATTACATATTATGTTCGTAAGTTTACTTACTTATATGCATCTTGCCCTTTATTTGTCCAACCTATTACCCTCTTGCAAACCTGAACTCAGACTGTTAGAGGATGTAGCCGTCTGTTTATATACCACAATAGGGAAATTTGGGCAAGGTGTAGAGATGGGAGGATCAAGCCTATCAAAGGTCGACATAACTGAACAACCAATCATGAAGCGTgtattctaatggttctcaaagtgGTGGATATAAATTTTTAGATGGCCGAGTGGGAGAGAATCGGTAATAGGTAAATAATAGAATATCTATATATAGTACATCTTAGTTGGTGAAATTCGTAACTAAATTTCTCATTCAGGTCTTTAAATTATTAGATCGTGAAGGATGaaatttgcaaaaaaaaaaaaaaaaagaaagacgaAGTAGGCTCATAACTTACAAATATAAGAAATTATTTTATTCATCAAAGTATGCATCCATATTGTCTGTAGCGCCCGTCACCACCTGACAACGATGAACCCCGACCGAGGCCGTTGTCATTTCGCAATTCGAAAAGTTTCAGTCGGGGTATTTAGCCCTACGGGCGACACTTATAGCGCGACGGATATCATAAACAAGCGGCGCCGAGCTGGCCATGGAATTTTCCAATAATTACCGAAGAGACGCGATGAAAATTACGTAGGCCAAAAGACCCCCTACCATGCTGGCCGAAAAGAACCCTACGTGGTGGGAATGCAAGCTGAGAAAGACACAGTCGACAACGACGACGCGAACCGAGAGCATGAGCTCGAAAGCGAATTTAATAAAGAAAAGGGAACAGCACACTCTGCGTGGTGATTAGTTAACCACGTCCCAACTATCTCACATTGTCTATACACTTTTGCCATTTAAGCGCCAGTTGTTCAGTCCGGTGCTTTAAAATCTTCTCAATTATTACTTGTCTTTTTCCTTTGTTACGTCTTTGATTTCGTCTTGCGTAGTTTGAAATACCGGTTGAAATACCTAGGGCGACACGACTTGTGTTGATAATTTTAAAAGATCGTTGAGTGCCGAAGGAAAAAGAGTCCTCAATGAATCCAACTCTAAATTTCTAAACAATGTATTCAATCTGTTTAGTTGACCCTGGCTGGTCTTAATATAATGCAACATTGACTATTTACAATATTATTTATGCTCTTGATTTCGAGTGGAAGGTCGTACATTTTTTAAATCGTAGATTCATTTTTTCATAAATAAAATTTTGCTTCTTTGAAAATGATGCAAAACAAAGGACTCAAAAAATGTCATCCCCTTTTAGCCTGTATTCTGAATATTAATAACATTTGTAGTATGAAATTCACTGCGCATATTTCCTGTAAGTTGAATCACCCTCAATTTACTGTGAGGCAGAAGGAAGAAGAACGTTACGGGTGTAGAAATGTGTTCAGACGTGCGGAAAGTAATGTTCAATATGCAAGAAGTCTTTCTTGCACGCTCACTTTGCACGTTAACGTTAATCACGAGCGAATAGTTAAACAATATTTGAGATGGTTGAATGTGTTACTTTAGAAAAATTGGTGAGAATCTGAGTCTGTTTGCTTCGAGCAAACGGTTGTAATAGTTTTCATAGGGCGTTCTACTTTTTTACAGGGGGTTTCACTTACCGTAAAAAATAATGCTCTCTAATTCGTTTACTTGCATTTTAGTAGGAAGCCTGGAAGGGTTTTCTTCAATTTTCTTTATCGAGCAAAGTTTGAGGTAAAGTGACATTTATTGTCTAGCGATCACTCGCAGGTACTAAATTCCACTCCCACGTGACACGAACTAACCATAGCGAAACATAAAATTTCCGTTCGCGAATCGTTTGTGTAACTGATAATAAACAGGTAAAAAAGGTAGTCTGCTCTTAACAAGAGGAAAAAGGATAAAAAAGGTATAAAAAAAGGTAGTCTCCTCTTAACAAGGTTTTGTAAGAAAGATATCTTTCCTTCCCTGCTCGCCAAGCGTAGCCAAGAATTCTTTTTCCTGCCATCGATTTCTGCGGCGTACACGATGGttgtaattaatttaaaaaagccATAATCGCTTGTTTTCACTACTGCAACCATAAATTTGCTATTAGCTCATGGTATGGCGACGGTCCAATCGCGCAAAACGAACATCTATAGAAACAGCTGGCCATTTTGTGCCCTCTGATCATTAGCACATGGAATATCTGATCAAGTTTTCGTAGTTACCTAATTGAGGAAACGAGGAACCACTTTCTAGATATCTTTCTTCTTCCATCTTTTTAATTATGTAATTACATAATTTCGAACTCTTGATTGTCAGATATTTCGTGTACTAATGTTCAAAGATTACAAGATGGTCAACTGTTTCTTAGGAGCGACCGTTGCATGATATTGGCTctttaaattcacccttttgcaaatcaaattcatctttttgcaaatgaaatgtattatttaaaaaaacacAGCACATAAGCTAAGTAGTCagaaatgaaaaattatgaatTATCTGGTATATTCTGACTTTTAATAATTATCTGTACCTTTGCATGaatgaaatttttttatttctgtAGTTTACATTTGATGTTTGATTTACGAAATAGTGAATTCGATGATTCGAGAAAGGATGAGATTGATCTGACAACAAGCTGTCCAATATTAAGTTGGTGGACAGCGTCGCGAGCAACCGCGTTCGGTCTGAGCCTTACAACCTCGGAGAGGAATCAACCACGCGAAAATTCCGCGTGGTAGCTGTGACACAATCTATTATTGCCAGCGGAACTGATCTTATGttctgttaaaaaaaaaaacgtggaTTTCGATCCGTAGGACGAACAGTGGCGTAGTTCTGCGTCGACAATTAGAAAACTTACCGTAGTCGTTAGATGAAACAAATTTGTGGAGTCTACGCGACAATTGCAATTAATCGGACCACACTTTCTcgtctttcctttttctccagCTCGTCGAATAAAATAGCGAGTGGGTCGTTCGCAGGAGGGTTTCGAAAGCCGTAGCGGGTCGTGGATAGCGCTCGACAAGGAGGAACGAAATGTGCCAAACCaaacagagagaaaaaaaggaagagggagagagaggggggacaaagtaaaataaaataagataaaatacaAGGAAACAAACAAATGGTCATTACCGAAGTGCCGGAAAAAATCTAGATAAAATGATTTTCGGAATGCAAAGTGAATAAAAAGTAGCTTAATCACCTCGCCTAAAGAGGCGAAAGTTAGTCCATACGATTGGATCGAACGATTGGATCAATTTGGTTTAATTTCTTTGTTACGTATGGTCTAATCGTGTTcacattacgcgttgcattgcCGCGTATCAAAAGGCATTGCATTACATTAAAAAATGATATACAAGACAATGATACTCGATGGTGATAGTATCTTTTAGCCGTTGCGTATCAAATGGTCGTTTCAAcaattttctaatgtttctttgcAAATCGTTGAATCTATTTACGACATGCATTCACTTCCTACGAAACGTAAATAAAAATGACGAGCAGCACGATCAGATTCTTCATTTGGTCGATCCATCATGCGGTTCTAGTCCTTGGCAAACGAAGCTACGCAGTGCCGACTGTTTCCAGGCAAAATTTACTCCGTTTAAAAGGTTTAACGCGAATCTCGTACGCACAATCACGCCTATTCTACTTAGCATCATAAAATGGGGGCTCTCCGTTGGACTGGTCGTTACGATCCTTGATTGAAAAAAATTGTTGCGCGTAATTGAACATCAGCTGAGCCAGACGCAAAGGTGAACAACGACAGAACCGCGACGAGGATAAAGCGTTGCGTCAGGGAAGCTGTCTGTCGTCGCGTATTCGACTTCCTTGGACCTTTTAACCACAGCACCTAGATCGTAACGCAACTCGTATGGTACACATATGTATATCCACACGTGAACGCTTGTTTATACATATGCATACGCGTACagcgacacacacacacacacacacacacacacacacacacacacacacacacacacacacacacacacacacacaaagagTCACAGACAGAGACAAATAGTTTTCTATACACGTATACAGATATACACGAACAGGACTGCACATACCACGACCGAGTCTCGATAGCCCGATAGCGTTAGACGACTGACCTCCGAATTATAGTTTATTCTAGCCACCGGACGATCGTGTACGATGGTCAGCTGCACGTGTATCGATTAGCAAGACAGAGACACGACGAAAATTTAGAAGAAGAATCAACCGAATCAATTAATACTTACGTGTGTGTGCTCTAAAATGACGGAAACAggacgaggaagaagaagaagaagaaggagaagcagaagatgaagaagaagaagaagaagaggaagaagtagAAGAACAGTACGAACGGTATATGCATATATGCGTACGTAACATACGTGCacacatatacatgtatatacatgTATTAAATGAAATAAGATGTATAATAGGTGGATCGCGGACGCGCACGTAATCAGAGATATTAAATGTGTTGTTCAGTGTACTTGCCCTGTGCCTCTCGAGTCTGTTCTTTTCCCCTAAAGGCGGTAATGCTTAATCGTCTATTTaaacaaaaaagaagaaattacaCGTAAAAAGCTAGGAAAAAGTAAGATGTATACATCATGTATACGTACATATTATATACGCGTAtgcgtgtatatgtatatgtatatattgtatACGCGTGTGTGTACATGTATCGTATacatgtgtgtgtgtatacACATTATGTACACGTGCCGCGCACACATGCGTTGCACGTCGAAAAGTAACGAGAATCGACGAGAAGAAAAGAATACGTAAACGAATATGGTGGAGGTTTGTCAGGGTGTAGAAGAGAATGCGAAGGAAGGAAGAGAAAGTCCGTGGAAGACGAGTAAAAGGAAGGACGACTTAGATGTAAtgtcccagacaaccagcgattgtcgCGCCAAtgacaccgggtggaactctaagcactgtgctgcctctcagttctcgtaacagcacagtgctagcactggagcgacactgcgtgtcatggTACTATCAAaggaccgcgatatagcacggtggcgacacggcgtgccaatgacactactatcagctcaccatagtgacacgcgtggcagtggcgtaggctaatacccagacaacacaagataagatggtggcgacatcataccggcactgtagcgacacttccgaggagtgtcagcagatccgtagtcatctacgtccgcattcgttagctaaaatgccggcacgcagtggcagcacgttctagtcaccagcgtagcacgcgtgcgaatgacagtGCGCcatcaccagcgtgacacgcgtgtcatcgttccattcaaaaattttttctgcattggcgtaggcgtcacatttgttaatggggaaccacctgttattccgtacaaattaaatacctcagagtttagatatccgcatacgagtactgacagacgttttggtagttctttgccaacatttatagttactgagagagccatatatattttttcaattcgtcaggaaagttcacgccaatagagagtattaaatacgatggcagcatattgtttaaggaaatgtaataaatgatacatttacttataaaatgttgaactaattaagttacgtttacttgactagggtatcacaattttcaggtgaaaatattgaatgtaattatttgttttcctttggtacatatattcttgtagtaaatggttttatcgtttgtaaggattattaaatataaaatatacctttgttacatgaatttttaacgatgagttgaaaaaaatatttataaaataagtgtatgtatttttacgataaagtaattaacgacttttctgaaaaaatcgctgtattaagttatagtttatagaaaataataaaaataagtttttctatctttctttcgtgtcagtgtatctattttcgaatcaaaataaataaattgcttagtttagtcatttttaatattcgtttataatttttatgcaaacagcttcttcattggtatatattagcccacgccactggcacgcgtgtcactatggtgagctgatagtgtcattggcacgccgtgtcggccttctgctatatcgccgtgctttgatagtgccgtgacatgcaatgtcgctccagtgctagccctgtgctgttacgagaactgagaggcagcaccgtgctagcacagtgcttagagttccacccggtgccattggcgctacaatcgctggttgtctgggtatataccaatgaagaagctgtttgcataaaaagtataaacgaatattaaaaatgactaaactaagcaatttatttatttcgattcgataataaatacactgacacgatagaaagatagaaaaacttatttttattattttctataaactataacttaatacagcgattttttcagaaaagtcgttaattattttatcgtaaaaatacatacacttattttataaatattttcttcaactcatcgttaaaaattcatgtaacaaaggtatattttatatttaataatccttacaaacgataaaaccatttactacaagaatatatgtaccaaaggaaaacaaataattacattcaatattttcacctgaaaattgtgataccctagtcaagtaaacgtaacttaattagttcaacattttataagtaaatgtatcatttattacatttccttaaacaatatgctgccatcgtatttaatactctctattggcgtgaactttcctgacgaattgaaaaaatatatatggctctctcagtaactataaatgtaggcaaagaactaccaaaacgtctgtcagtactcgtatgtggatatctaaactctgacgtatttaatttgtacggaataacaggtggttccccattaacaaatgtgacaccTACGCCCATGCAGAAAAAATGttcgaatggaacgatgacaggcgtgtcacgctggtgctggcgcagtgtcattcgcacgcgtgctacgctggtgactagaacgtgctgccactgcgtgccggcattttagctaacaaatgcggacacagatgactacggatctgctgacacccctcggaagtgtcgctacagtgccggtatggtgtcgccaccatcttatcttgtgttgtctggggtGTTGTTTTAAATTGCGGCAACGACATTGCTTAGGGCATGGTCCATACGACCATCGAGAAGCGTCCGTTTTGTCTGTCTGGTATCGCGTGTGCGTGAATTTTCTTTTCCGAGAAGTCCAATCGTTTTGATTCTTCACTCGAGTTTTGCAAAAGTGCGGAGAAACGGGGGTAAATAATGCGGCGAGATAGGGAGACGAGAGGGTGCATATGCGTGCATGTGCGTGTGTGTACGTAAGGGGTTGAAGGGGGAAGGAGGGGGAAGCACGACGATAGAAGGGTAGAACAAGACTCAATATgtataaatgtaataaattgAATGACGAAGAATTGACGTTGAATTCGTCTAACTTCTTCCTTTTTACGGATTCGTGTGCAGACATTAGTAGGGAGACACGGTAGTGTCGCCATTTATGTATGCAATGTGGTGCACAAATAACTTATATTCTTAGGAAGCATACGGTCGAGCGTTCTTTAGGGATTTCAGGTTGTGCGCACGTGAATTTCAAGTGAAAAGAGCCTTTTTAGTTGATCTTATCATTACTCTATTTCACTGGGAGGCATAGATTTTCACTAAGAAACCCTATTTCacccttctttttctttttcacccTCTTTCTCACTTATTTCACTATGCTACAGTTTCATTATTTCCATTTACTTATTCAATTTATGGTAAGTATTATAATTGTTGAAAGGAACTGTCATTGTTTTGGTATAGAATACAACTGTACGTAATACTACTGTTTACAGGTTTAATGAATGCTTGAAGAAAATCATGATGTCAACGGTGAATTTTAAATTCTTGCATACATCGTTTTATATTTCATTAAAGTACTTGCCCAGTCAATAATTTAGCACAGTTCTTATCAATAATACTAAAATGTAATCACACGCTTCTCCTAAATGTTAAAGTAGTTGTATAGATTATTGTAGAAGGTTGTAGTAATTCTTACGTCTGACTAGATTCGATTTATTCTACTGTGGCGGTTTGACGATTCCTTGCACGACTGATGAAGTTACATATGTTacgaatatttttattattaatactaTGCGTACACAAAATTATCATCCGAGTATCAATTCCTTAATATTTAAAGGTACTGTTTCTTACTGAAAAGAATGTTTGAAATCACTGTGATATCAGTT encodes:
- the LOC143427179 gene encoding serpin B3-like → MEINEKCYDLDKQTKLVLVDAVYFKGQWEKKFNSQFTQDLAFNVDNNTVRYVPTMYRQGTYQYGEHADLHAKFIVIPYKANELSLVIIIPNEIEGLAQLEGKLQNMRLTEFLNQGQDTPLKLYLPKFRVEKQLDVTPALQKLGLIDAFTESADFSGIASGHLHISKVLQKVIIEVDEQGTEVPGVGHTDQTGRKLFKSYLTTMNIEFEHNTTLEILYIHLSSTLRLEGYNMIA
- the LOC143427180 gene encoding alaserpin-like — protein: MIPVLKTLLMAMVALKTVSAEGSASGTVQKLNLFSSSLFHTVAKGNPGQTNLITSPFTTGVTLAMAACGAQGQTLSQFKTMFNILPRDKIDMPGYQVIIDDLNNIRQNKLALTNKMFTAKHFIVNGDYKDLTDNYFRSVAQAVDFTQPEITGNTINTWVRRNTNNLINNIIPGS